A window of the Podospora bellae-mahoneyi strain CBS 112042 chromosome 6, whole genome shotgun sequence genome harbors these coding sequences:
- the NOT4_1 gene encoding General negative regulator of transcription subunit 4 (EggNog:ENOG503NUX1; COG:A), whose translation MDDLPVEMTEDEFIDKGASYYMDLPLQYAVARAYSRIMLDGEDFPLDEWSLFEQVPELMDWEFSHGTCHVKGLIEFCCGHVARVYEDWESGRDAEVTLV comes from the coding sequence ATGGACGACTTGCCCGTCGAGATGACAGAGGACGAGTTCATCGACAAGGGCGCGAGTTACTACATGGATCTTCCCCTTCAATACGCCGTTGCGAGGGCCTATTCGCGCATCATGCTTGACGGAGAGGATTTTCCGTTGGATGAGTGGTCTCTTTTTGAACAGGTCCCGGAGCTGATGGATTGGGAGTTTTCTCATGGGACTTGTCATGTCAAGGGCTTGATCGAGTTTTGCTGCGGGCATGTTGCTAGGGTGTATGAGGATTGGGAGTCGGGGAGGGATGCGGAGGTCACTCTTGTGTGA
- the AFG1 gene encoding ATPase (EggNog:ENOG503NV41; BUSCO:EOG09262OJ4; COG:S), with product MRAPLVAGVPCKRALTSTSLSRPVVVRTGGATSRRTLSTNARTLRPANKPTELSCLRPGGRVAYPAVFSAGQRRRKASAVATAATTFEDGGVPVEEGISLKEHGEVKEVRNEKDVGPAEEYDRRVEEGLLRNDEHQRGIIQSLQHLHEELRHYTAPPVVRPTLESLKPQKSLFSWFGKDTKPTIGKIPTNLPRGLYLYGDVGCGKTMMMDLFYDTLPQSVKSKTRIHFHNFMQDVHKRLHKMKMQYGSDVDCVPFVAAEIAEQGNVLCFDEFQCTDVADAMILRRLLEALMSHGVVLVTTSNRHPDELYMNGIQRESFIPAIHLLKNRLHVINLDSTTDYRKIPRPPSGVYHTPLDAHAASHAEKWFRFLGDPESPEPHPEVQKVWGREIIVPRVSGRCAWFTFDELIGKPTSAADYIELMRSYDAFIVTEVPGMTYRQRDLARRFITFIDAVYESHAKLVLTTAAPLRELFVSKAEIRESLKAAGRSSEVLDDSSVEDVMSHMMDDLEHNAEQLSKSNLFTGDEEAFAFARALSRLTEMGSKMWVERGMGLESQGGKKERDDWAKTRSRQMEDSM from the exons ATGCGCGCGCCGCTTGTGGCAGGTGTTCCTTGCAAGAGGGCCCTGACGTCGACGTCACTATCACGACCGGTAGTAGTTCGGACGGGAGGAGCAACGTCGCGACGAACGCTTTCTACCAACGCTCGAACCCTCCGACCTGCGAACAAGCCGACCGAGCTGTCATGTTTGCGacctggggggagggtggccTACCCGGCTGTTTTCAGTGCTGGGCAAAGGAGGCGGAAGGCGTCTGCTGTTGCGACTGCTGCTACTActtttgaggatgggggggtgccGGTCGAGGAAGGGATATCCCTAAAGGAAcatggggaggtgaaggaggtgaggaatgAGAAGGATGTTGGGCCTGCGGAGGAGTATGATAGaagagtggaggaggggttgttgaggaatgACGAGCACCAACGAG GAATCATCCAAAGCCTACAGCATCTCCACGAGGAACTGCGACACTACACCGCGCCACCTGTCGTCCGACCCACGCTTGAGAGCCTAAAGCCGCAAAAGAGTTTATTTTCCTGGTTTGGCAAGGACACCAAGCCGACGATTGGGAAGATTCCTACCAATTTGCCAAGGGGGTTATACCTCTACGGCGACGTCGGGTGCGGAAAGACAATGATGATGGATCTGTTCTACGACACGCTCCCGCAGTCGGTCAAGTCCAAGACGAGGATACACTTCCACAATTTCATGCAGGATGTCCACAAGCGGCTTCACAAGATGAAGATGCAGTATGGCAGTGATGTCGACTGCGTCCCGTTTGTCGCGGCCGAGATTGCAGAGCAGGGGAATGTCTTGTGTTTTGACGAGTTTCAGTGCACCGATGTGGCGGACGCCATGATtttgaggaggctgctggagGCGTTGATGTCGCatggggtggtgctggtcaCGACGAGCAACAGGCATCCGGATGAGCTGTACATGAATGGGATCCAGCGCGAGAGTTTCATACCGGCGATTCATCTGCTGAAAAACAGGCTGCATGTTATCAATTTGGACTCGACGACGGATTACCGCAAGATTCCGAGGCCACCGTCGGGGGTGTACCACACCCCGCTCGACGCTCATGCTGCTTCTCACGCCGAGAAGTGGTTTCGGTTTTTGGGTGATCCCGAGTCGCCGGAGCCGCATCCTGAGGTGCAGaaggtttgggggagggagattaTCGTGCCGAGGGTGAGTGGGAGGTGTGCGTGGTTTACGTTTGATGAGTTGATTGGCAAGCCGACCAGCGCGGCGGATTACATCGAGCTCATGCGCTCGTATGACGCGTTCATCGTTACGGAGGTTCCCGGGATGACATATCGGCAGCGGGATCTTGCGAGGAGGTTTATCACTTTTATTGATGCCGTGTACGAGTCACATGCGAAGCTGGTGCTCACCACTGCTGCGCCGTTGAGGGAGCTGTTTGTCTCCAAAGCGGAGATTCGGGAGTCGCTGAAGGCGGCAGGCAGAAGCAGCGAGGTGCTGGATGATAGCTCGGTGGAGGACGTGATGAGTCACATGATGGATGACCTGGAGCACAACGCCGAGCAGCTGTCAAAGTCGAATCTGTTTACgggcgatgaggaggcttttgcttttgcgAGGGCgctgtcgaggttgacggaGATGGGGAGCAAGAtgtgggtggagagggggatggggttggagagtcagggggggaagaaggagagggatgatTGGGCCAAGACGAGGAGCAGGCAGATGGAGGATAGTATGTAG
- a CDS encoding hypothetical protein (EggNog:ENOG503NUCN; COG:S), which produces MEQHIEETKATIRGHRSRGTFAEGHEFIRALPEEIRSLPSITIEIAQLYLVQGRYTLAAKTCEDQPSASGEERAALDLLQAFIGIGRYSKLRTALRIAQEIGEAWHLTGRYEESKLSQQLQAVTIKDSEGEASPLTENRVLMVHWYWKIQVVAGEQGLLHDKQTKAAAVAGLAPVLRQVLSEGRFREARFLIYSKAHLLEDTDQAIEELCDFLEYLTDPAFIIERAFTLVDLAGLQLKSGSEAVLALAAENFKLAKDIFTQCGHTFGNIDIDLLLISADKTISAGERFLAKTKIADRYFEVHQYQNGIRCLAVAISPDMIVDTYYEDVVKSLELLDRMINECGSEILKQISLLHSVCQASLKAPEYGFALQSLESYFCNVPEEISPKFHSYMGIILGSVYSKFGETKKAVRVTRQALEISMSCASYVDQSDAATQVGHHMLSLAREHPEGSEEFMEITSSAVDFLKEWANKDAEHGHADGEVLKCLFIAEWDSDGQRWMERVKKHIPDSADALARIPVVDLELRLLMRQGRFSDGLALSTQLVEQLQRLTDVPPFKKAQTLLNACIQAFVCVQSTFRQDKALAPEESQSAVKLLWAALQHSYDALQLYRQANGVELVVDCTLFVWEIINLAVLTMSDDGRHGLLTAFMGDMRQTERLCDSMRQSVLSVAGLQSLMHKRFLVSKKASLKLYSVAVELALKLHDPAGAWLWLQKGKARAFADALGADCILPQRLVDQINKDHTAYELLRAEQSILELLQEPNVNHVVASRRLAALKKKMEEHPLLVEAAKLRGQLLDLDLSTDELKQALQATGLAADRVKFVDWHVPMLANTTNQNIRLFVRQLDGTTYTQQLPLNIHQVKDWIAKTLAYPEMATPPLARKTGNQLLKKMNGLVEGLLEFTSEGDLLILSPSGPLNSIPLHALEVGKQPLVERNLVVNASSVATLGQCLLRISPAPPTDGQPRQSYGAKYFAVYEEPDRLLEREQIFHHIESLPGAFPGTVVVGSQVTKPRFLQECATANWIHYHGHARYSNQDILKSSLVLSDGTDILGHDSNTGNGDGDLTVDAEADLLETVEAEYDDDNNNEDAVDNSEGIDELLVSELFEATLPRGGVHFTIIACDSGTQDIAPGDEPLGIIPALLYAGATSVLGCQWPIDSRAGRAFSEAFYQEVASRQTGGAVNLASALRSTVMRMRRGELGAEFKQAYYWAPFVLHGLWLFPAGYGAPPQ; this is translated from the exons GCATTACAATCGAAATTGCCCAACTTTACCTGGTTCAGGGTCGGTACACGCTGGCCGCAAAAACATGTGAAGATCAACCCTCGGCCTCTGGCGAGGAGCGCGCTGCTCTTGACCTTCTGCAGGCTTTCATCGGCATTGGGAGATACTCGAAGCTCAGAACCGCGCTGAGGATTGCACAAGAGATTGGAGAGGCGTGGCATCTCACCGGCCGATATGAGGAATCCAAGCTTTCCCAACAGCTGCAAGCCGTGACTATCAAAGACTCGGAAGGGGAAGCTTCTCCGTTAACAGAAAACAGA GTTCTCATGGTCCATTGGTACTGGAAGATCCAAGTGGTTGCCGGCGAGCAGGGACTGCTTCATGATAAACAGACCAAAGCTGCGGCTGTGGCCGGTCTAGCCCCTGTCCTGCGACAAGTCCTATCAGAGGGTCGCTTTCGGGAAGCCAGGTTTCTCATCTACTCCAAGGCACATCTCCTGGAGGATACCGACCAGGCGATAGAGGAGCTGTGCGACTTCCTCGAGTACTTGACAGATCCAGCATTCATCATCGAAAGGGCTTTCACCCTGGTAGACTTGGCCGGCTTGCAGTTGAAGTCAGGCAGCGAAGCTGTGCTAGCTCTAGCGGCGGAAAACTTCAAGCTCGCCAAAGATATATTCACACAATGTGGCCATACATTTGGTAATATCGACATTGATCTGCTTCTAATCTCTGCCGACAAAACCATCTCAGCGGGCGAAAGGTTTctggccaagaccaagattgCCGATCGTTACTTTGAAGTCCACCAGTATCAAAACGGCATCCGTTGCCTCGCGGTAGCCATTTCACCGGACATGATCGTTGACACCTACTATGAAGACGTTGTCAAGTCCCTTGAGCTGCTAGACCGGATGATCAACGAGTGTGGCAGCGAGATATTGAAGCAGATATCCCTGCTCCATTCCGTCTGTCAAGCAAGTCTCAAGGCGCCAGAATACGGATTTGCCTTGCAGTCTCTGGAGTCCTATTTCTGCAACGTACCAGAGGAGATCAGCCCCAAGTTTCATTCGTACATGGGTATCATTCTGGGCTCGGTGTATTCCAAGTTTGGGGAAACCAAAAAGGCCGTCCGGGTTACAAGGCAGGCTTTGGAGATTTCCATGTCATGTGCGTCCTACGTTGACCAATCTGATGCAGCAACTCAGGTTGGGCATCACATGTTGAGCTTAGCTAGGGAACATCCCGAAGGGTCGGAAGAGTTCATGGAGATAACCTCCTCTGCTGTGGACTTTCTGAAAGAATGGGCAAACAAGGATGCTGAGCACGGTCATGCGGATGGCGAGGTATTGAAATGTCTCTTCATCGCCGAATGGGACAGCGACGGCCAAAGGTGGATGGAACGGGTCAAGAAACACATCCCTGATTCAGCTGATGCTCTGGCAAGGATTCCGGTTGTAGATTTGGAGCTGCGTCTTCTCATGCGTCAAGGAAGGTTCTCCGATGGCCTAGCACTCTCTACTCAACTTGTGGAACAGCTACAGAGGCTTACAGATGTGCCGCCATTCAAGAAGGCGCAGACACTTTTGAACGCTTGTATTCAAGCCTTCGTTTGTGTTCAGAGTACCTTTCGTCAAGACAAAGCGTTGGCCCCTGAGGAATCCCAGTCGGCCGTGAAGCTTCTTTGGGCCGCATTGCAGCACTCATATGATGCTCTACAGTTATACCGGCAAGCGAACGGGGTTGAGCTGGTCGTTGACTGCACCCTCTTTGTATGGGAGATCATAAACTTGGCTGTACTGACAATGTCGGATGATGGACGTCATGGACTGCTTACCGCTTTCATGGGGGATATGAGACAAACCGAAAGGCTTTGTGACAGCATGAGGCAAAGCGTATTGTCGGTTGCAGGACTCCAGAGTCTCATGCATAAGAGATTTCTTGTATCAAAGAAGGCCAGCCTCAAACTCTACAGTGTCGCAGTGGAGCTTGCTTTGAAATTGCACGACCCAGCTGGTGCCTGGCTTTGGTTGCAGAAAGGAAAGGCTAGAGCATTTGCCGATGCCCTGGGTGCTGACTGCATCCTCCCTCAGAGGCTCGTGGATCAGATCAACAAAGATCACACCGCTTACGAACTCCTCAGGGCAGAGCAGAGCATTCTCGAACTTCTTCAGGAGCCCAACGTCAACCATGTTGTTGCCTCACGCCGGTTGGCAGCGTTGAAAAAGAAGATGGAAGAACATCCGCTCTTGGTCGAGGCTGCTAAGCTCAGGGGCCAGCTGTTGGATTTGGACCTTTCAACTGATGAGCTGAAACAAGCTCTGCAAGCAACAGGTCTCGCGGCTGACAGAGTCAAGTTTGTCGATTGGCATGTCCCAATGTTGGCCAACACTACAAATCAAAACATTCGCCTCTTTGTACGCCAGTTGGATGGCACCACCTATACGCAGCAACTGCCGCTCAACATTCATCAAGTAAAAGATTGGATAGCCAAGACCCTTGCATATCCCGAGATGGCTACGCCACCACTGGCAAGAAAGACGGGAAACCAACTGCTCAAGAAGATGAACGGCTTGGTTGAAGGCTTGCTTGAGTTTACATCAGAAGGCGACCTGTTGATCCTATCGCCGTCTGGTCCCTTGAACAGCATACCATTGCACGCACTGGAAGTTGGCAAGCAGCCCTTGGTTGAGAGGAATCTTGTCGTGAACGCCTCCAGTGTTGCTACGCTCGGTCAGTGTCTGCTTCGGatatcaccagcaccaccgacAGACGGACAACCTCGACAATCATACGGCGCCAAGTATTTTGCTGTGTACGAGGAACCTGACAGGTTACTGGAACGAGAACAGATCTTTCACCATATCGAATCACTCCCCGGAGCGTTTCCGGGTACTGTCGTCGTTGGGTCTCAGGTGACAAAGCCTCGCTTTCTCCAGGAGTGTGCAACCGCCAACTGGATTCATTATCACGGCCATGCTCGCTATAGTAACCAGGATATCCTAAAGTCATCCCTGGTGCTCAGCGATGGAACAGACATCCTCGGCCACGATAGCAATACCGGAAATGGGGATGGAGATCTGACAGTCGACGCCGAGGCAGACCTTCTCGAGACTGTTGAAGCGGAATACGATGATGACAACAATAATGAGGACGCTGTTGACAATAGCGAAGGAATAGACGAGCTCCTCGTCTCGGAGTTGTTCGAAGCCACACTTCCCCGAGGTGGCGTCCACTTCACCATTATTGCCTGTGACTCTGGCACGCAGGACATTGCACCCGGTGATGAACCTTTGGGAATTATACCGGCGCTGCTCTATGCGGGCGCCACGTCTGTCCTGGGTTGCCAGTGGCCTATCGACAGTCGGGCGGGGAGAGCTTTCAGTGAGGCGTTTTATCAGGAGGTCGCGAGCAGACAGACTGGCGGAGCTGTCAACTTGGCCAGTGCTCTGAGGTCTACGGTGATGAGaatgagaaggggggagttgggagcAGAGTTTAAACAGGCGTATTACTGGGCGCCGTTTGTGCTTCATGGCCTGTGGCTTTTTCCAGCGGGTTATGGAGCTCCTCCGCAATAA